TATCATagaatcatttttattattattgtgaaatattttcagTGGCAGCttgattaacaaaaaaaaaacattaataagaTGTTATAAAACAGACGAAGAGCTTTTACaagaaataaatagaaatgagacatataaattataataatgcaGCAATAAAAAGATCAATCTTGAAATCTGTCCATagtgaataatataaatatacatattcaGGTCCCTAATtagtctatctatctatctatctatctatctatctatctatctatctatctatctatctatctatctatctatctatctatctatctatctatctatctatctatctatctatctatctatctatctatctatctatctatctatctatctatctatctatctatctatctatctatctatctatctatctatctatctatctatctatctatcctccCAAATTTCTCAATACCAGGGATATTCTGCTCTCTACCCATTAATAGTAAATCTACTTATATATttctatgtatttatatttacacttactttgttttgactaattttgtgtattttcttgtgttgtatatgtattatattcatatttaaccACAGTAATATCTACgtttatttttgtatcataacttgctgttgtgattgtggaagttgtataaaataaattgttttatttatttttgttcactCCGCCCGTGTGATTCACCCTTGGAAATAAAATCGAGCGTTTACATGCTTGCGGCGTTTTCCAGGGGGGCGTGGTTAACGGTCAATCCCCTAATCTGATTGGCTATTCGCTAAATTTTGAAATCGAAGCCGACGGATCTgtcaaaaacatgcagaggAGCGGAGCTGAGTCCGACTGGTAAGAAACTATGAGAACTACACGGATTCATCAGAATACACGAGTttaaatactactactacttctgtGTGAGGTTTTATCTTAAAGTTTAAATCAAGATAAAACCACATTAGTCTCTGTCCGGCCTCGTTTACACGGATTAGCCTcaaagctaacgttagctaacaACAGCTCAGCACTGAAGCTAATGTTTAAcactgtgtgggtttgtgttgtgttgtggcttcAATGGGTCTGACTAACTCCTGGAAAGTGTAGAAACTGTCACTTGCTTCATTCAGTTTAAACGtgagtgtttatttttatttattagacCTAGTATGTCCTGGTGTTAGCATGTGTTAGCCATTAGCTCAGCCAGCTGTGGTGGAGGAAATAGTACaactactactagtactacgacatgtacacacacacaactattaGCATCATATTACATTACTGAatatttcattaagacccaGTGGCTTCAGGAAGTAGTCACGCCCATTTTATAAACACCTCATGTTTTGTGTTAGATTTTTAAGTCCACACTAAATAACTTAGAAacatgatatttatttatttattccataGATGTTAAATGTAACAAGCCAAGTTATATCAAATCCTAGTGAACTTCAAATAAGGAAGTCCATGCTGGAAAAGAAGGAAGTTGAATTACgaaataaaaagcttttctAGTTTACCctatttttaatttatgttttgcTTCAACAATCAAGAAATAATCACATTTTGTTAATCAGAATAAATATAAACCTACTTTCAAACCTAACAAGAGCCAAATGCATAACAAAACCATCTCACGCCTGAttttaatatagtttttttaatttgatccatGTGTcacatctgtttgtttctttactgTTTTTTAATCGTAATTTAACTCTTTCCATAATGGTTCAAGAGGCTTTACTTATTTTGGGGGAAATCTATTGAAAATCTCAAGTCTCCAGACTGATCAGGTGAATCCTGTTTGCTGTAATGACCCTTGATGGGTTTTCTAGAACCTGTGTGTACAAACCAGGAAGTACCAGTGTTAAGTGTTTCCAGCAAAAACAGGAATTATGAATGACAGTTTAAAGACACCAGGACTTTTCCTAAAATCAAGATTATTGTTTTGAATATGATCAAAAGCAAATGAGCTGAAAAAcaatcaacaaacacaaaaatcgcTTTTTACTGTGACTTGACACTGAATTTGATCATAgctcctttttttgtttggttttcccGACAGTGTTTTGGTCTGAAGTCATGAGGACGAGTGAGTTTGACTCATCAGAAGACGAGGAGATCGGCGAGGAGCAGCTGACGCCCTTTCACGTCTCCTGGTTCGTTTCACTCGTTTTGTCTTGAAACAAAATGTGTAATTGTCTCTCAGGATTTTAAGTATCTGCTCAGATTGTTGTTAaactgtgcttgtgtgttgtgatttgcTCTCAGGTTGCCTCTGTCCATGGTGGAGAGCTCTCAGTTTCTGGGGATATGTGCACTACCAGGTAAAGCTGCACTTTATCCttcacacttcctgctgctcttgtGTTATTTCTCCTGGTTTTTGCATCTCAATTAAATTCCCTTCATCTGATTTTAGGTTGCAAATACAAAGAGATTCGCAGGAGTCTGCAAAGAGACGTCGGTGAGAGGAACTTGATTCTTTAACTCGTTTCTTTAACTGAGCAAAGTTACCAGTTTTAGGAGTTTTAATCAGTTTATAAATGTGGCTTTGTCTCTTGTTGACAGAGGAGCTCAAGAACCAGGGCGTCCAggacgtgtttgtgttttgcaccCGAGGGGAACTCAACAAGTACCGGGTTCCCTCGCTGCTGGACGTGTACCGGCAGAGAGGCCTCAGCGTCCACCACACGCCCTTCCTGGACGGAGACgctcctgagctgcagcagtgctgccagatcctccagcagctgcaggtcggCCTCGAGAACAACCGGAGGACGGTGATCCAGTGAGTGAAGTCGTCCTTCAGACTTAtactctgaatttaaatgtgtgtagTATGGCAATGATTCTATTATCAAAGGCTTCTGACAAAGAAAAGTGTGAAGCTTGATTTTTTTCTAgtctttttttacaatttaaccCAAAAAATTCAAAGAAACTGAAACCTTTCTACGGTTAAAAGATTCTTTCTAAAATGTTCTAAAACTTTTCTGTATTGTTTATTCTATAAAATGAACTTTgggctttttttctcttccccttCAGCTGCTATGGAGGCCTGGGACGATCTGGATTAAGTAAGAATATTTTATCTGTGCTTTGAAAGTTTCCCCTTTTAATCCTTGTATCAAATCAATGCGCGCAACTCAAGTTCAAAGCCAGAACGTCATTATCTGCTAAACTTTGACCTCTTGTAAATAAATGCTAGATGCTCTCTACTCGTGTTCATCGGCGCTCTGATCACATGACGGTGTGGTGTTCTGGTTTCTGTTCAGTCGCcgcctgtctgctgctgcagctctcgCCGACGATGACGGCGAACAAAGCCATCGAGATCCTCCGGGAGCACCGAGGAGCAGGAGCCATACAAACTGTGAAGGTGAGAGGCTACTCTTCCATCACATAGTTATAGATTATATATCCTCCTCCTTCCAGGCTGCaggtttttcatttcactgaagCAAACTTGGAAAGTGTGAAAAGATGAATTTGGAGCCAAATACCAGGGAATTagcttcttgtgttgtttttacatttaaacaaatctAAAATGTCCATAAACTGATCAGTGTTAGAGggaaactttttgttttttaattatgaaTTTACAAGTTTATTATCTCAGAATTctaatgaagaaaaacatttggcTCCATTTTTCTGAGAAACACATTAAATTCATAGAAGTGGGTGAAGGCTCTTTTCTGAATGAATTTAGCTTCTTAAGACTCTTTTGTGAGTGTGGTcacatcttttatttaaaattcccTGAACCAGTATTGATGTGAtatcattttttgaaataaaccCTCAAAGTCAAATTTACTGTTTGTGGCCAATGTGATGTATTATAATTTGACCCACAAAACCACAACTGATCCCTTTTAGTGTCTTTTTTGGCTGCTGCTCATTTTCtgtaaattcttgaatttagtttttttgttacAAACATGTTTACTGATACAAATtgactttttccttttcacaGCAATACAACTTCCTGCACGAGTTCCGTGAGAAGTACACGTCGTACCAGGAGAGCAGAGAGGTTTCCACAGAGCGCTCCGTGTCTCGATGATCGCTGCTTCAACACGGGAAAAtattgtttgtctttgattGTGGGTGTTTATAACTGCATTCTCTAATGACTGCACTTTAACAGAATACTCTTAATATATTGATTTTCTTATCATGGTAATGGAATAGTCTTAAATGAGGAAATCATGTTTGTGTTGGCAGTTCTAATtatcctttttaaaatgttaaaataaaggtCCAGTCCATTGTAAAGAGTGGGATGAATTTATTAAGATTCAAATAAACTCAAGTTGTCATTTCCTAGAATGCGACACAAATGGGATCTAATACATAAAAACATTGTGACAAATGATCTTTATCCCTTTCCCTGAAaaatttacacatttaaaaatggCAATAAATACTGTATTTCTGTAAAATGAAGTCTATCGGCCTCGACTCTAAAAGGAGATTACTTTCCAGATTCTTCGTTCCTGACATGAGCAACACCGAGGAGTGTTTGATATCGtggagacaaaatgaaaaacactgaataaataaaacttggCGTTCCTAACACTGAGGAGTATTCGGTGTTGAAATTAACAAGACGCACAAAGACGAGAACAGAAGAGGAGTTTGATAAAGGTCCATTCGACAGTCTGGCACATGAGCAGATTCAGAGAAACTCAAATGCAGAAAGCAAGAGAATTAAAAAGTTGAGAACTGTTGAGTCGAACTTTTTTAATGTATGCACGGCTGCGGGGGGGGGCTGattctacacaaacacaggtcGCACACACACGTTGCTTTCTACTCTGGACTCACACTTAAAAACATATCACCGATAACTTCAGCAGGGATTACATGACTCAACGTGATCGATGGGTCTGAAACATGGAAGCTATTCATCAGACAGTCTGAAAACAGATGTGGTGACAACGATTGTCCAGTTCAACACGTTTCTCTAAGAGATAAACCACTGCACGTCCGCCCTCATGTTCATATCTGTACCTTCATGTTCATTTCAAGACCGTATCCATCTGGGAGCAGGAGTCCGGTTTGCACTTTGCCGTTTTAGCGATGGCAATGAATCACGTGGTGGAAATTAGCTGCTAAAAGCTCCGACTAAATCGGCAGAAAAAAGCAAATGCAGCTCAGATTCTCACCTGGGAAccaagatgaaaacaaaactttatttaaatcccAAGTATCAAAAAAAATCACCACAcccttaaaaagaaaagaaaaaaaagaaaacttgtcCGTAGATGAGGTTTTGTCcttattttctataaaatttTAAACTGTAATGCTATGAAAAGAACGCCTCGACCATGACCTTCTCTCTTAAGACGAGCTAAATGTTTCCGAAATGACACTCTGcgctgtgtgtgggggggggttggagagTTCGTCAGCTTGAAATGGAGCCTTGTGTggctgagcgggggggggggggggctctccaGCAGGTCCAGTGATGCAGCACTAAGTTCATAGTGTCTGGTCGTCTACTGTACATGCAGGTCCGTGTCCTTCAGCGTCCGGTTTAAGAGCTCACCAGCACATAGATCATCCTGTTGGAACGGGACAGACAGATTGTTACTGAGTGTTGAttgtttgaaataatgttttgttttacaaattctttatactttttat
This Limanda limanda chromosome 12, fLimLim1.1, whole genome shotgun sequence DNA region includes the following protein-coding sequences:
- the cdkn3 gene encoding cyclin-dependent kinase inhibitor 3 codes for the protein MRTSEFDSSEDEEIGEEQLTPFHVSWLPLSMVESSQFLGICALPGCKYKEIRRSLQRDVEELKNQGVQDVFVFCTRGELNKYRVPSLLDVYRQRGLSVHHTPFLDGDAPELQQCCQILQQLQVGLENNRRTVIHCYGGLGRSGLIAACLLLQLSPTMTANKAIEILREHRGAGAIQTVKQYNFLHEFREKYTSYQESREVSTERSVSR